AAGCATCCCGCACCGGCCAGTCTTGGTTTTGACGGGCAGTCTGAAGCGGTCCGACAATTGCGAGATCGGCTTGATGCCTGCCCGCCATCGCTCGACGCACTCATGCTGTGCGGTGAGGCAGGCAGCGGCCGAACAAGAGCTGCACGTTATCTCTGGGTGCAGTCTGCCCGACCGGGGCGCTTCGTGCCGGTCATTGACCGCCTTTCCTTTGAAGAGGCTCTGGCGGATCAGGCTGGGTGCCTGTTCATCGGTGAGATCGGCCTTGTGGAGCCAGGCCTGCAAGCCAGTCTGCTTTTGCTGTTGTGCAATAAACCGGCCAATGAACGCCCGGTGGTGATCTGCACCAGTACATGGGCGCCTGCGCGCCTTGTGCAGGATCGCCGCATGGATGAGGCCCTGGCGACCCTTTTGAGCCGGCACTGTGTCACCGTTCCGGCCATGCGGGAGCGCCACGACGATATAGGGGCGCTTTGTGCCGTCTGGGCCGAACAGAATGGCGGAGAGGCGGTTTTTCATCCGGATTGCGCCGCCTGGCTGGCCCAGCAGGACTGGCCCGGTAATTTCCGCCAGATACGCCAGCTTCTGTCTCATGCTGCGCAATCCAGAGCGGGCGGGGTCGTGACGGCGGCGCGTCTTGCTGCGCTGCATCGTGTGGACACAACGGCAGATGCCGCCTCTTTTCAGGGGCTTCTGGCGCGTTATCTTCCCTCCATGCTCGATCTTGAAAGCGATGTTCAGGGGTCGCTTCATGCCCGCGTGCTGGCAGAGGTCGAGCGACCTTTATTCCGCCTGGTACTCAGAGCGACAGAGGGCAATCAGATTAGGGCGGCTGCCCTTCTGGGGATCAATCGCAATACGCTGCGTAAACGGCTGCAGCTTTTAGGCATCGAGACAGGGCGCACACGGTCATGACAGACAGGGACAAGCCCGTAATCACGCATGTGTCCGACCCCTTCCCGGATGATCCCATGCCCGGGAGCGGATCGCAGATAGAGCATGATTCCGCCATCCTGCGGGTTATACGGCGTGTCAGCCGTCTCAAGACGGCAATGGTTCTGGCCTGCGCGGCGCTGGTTCTGCTGATCACGACATTTGTTGTTCTGGCCCGTGGCCTCTCCTTTGCTTACCGGCCCCAGATCGAATCCGTCGTGTTTCTGCTCGATTTCGTGGTGCTGCTTCTTCTGGGGGCGGCGGTGATCATGCGCGTCGGGCGCATGCTTGCCGAGCGCCGTACCGGTCTGGCAGGGGCGCGGCTCCATGTCAGGCTGATTACGCTTTTCGGCGTGGTCGCCGTGGCCCCGACGGTGGTGATCGGGGGGCTTGCAGCCCTGTTCTTCCATTTCGGGATCCAGATCTGGTTTTCCAACCGGGTGAACACGGCGCTGACCGAAGCGCGTGACGTGGCAGCAGGCTATCTGCAGGAGCATAACGACAACATCCGCACCGAGGCCTTTGCCCTCGCGAACATCATCATCACCGCCAATAATGACGAGATGTATCGCCACGGCGTGGATCTGATGCGTGATCCGGGTCAGCTTGGGATGATGCTGGATGTGGAAGCCACCGAACGCGGCCTTAACGAGGCCGTGGTGTTCGATTCCTACACCAACAAGGTGGTGGCCTCGGGTGGGCTGGCGGCGCTGCAGGGCAAGCAGCTTGCCCTGCCGCCCAAGGATGCCACGACCCTGGCACGCACCAATGACGTGGCGATTCTCGACAGTCCCGATGAGCGCACTGTACGCGCTGTCGTTAGCCTTGGGCCAAGTTCCGGGCTGATGCTGGTCATCACACGCCCGGTCGATGCCAAGATTCTCGAGCATATGCGCCATACCGATGCGGTCGTTTCGGAATATCAGCGTCTCGACGCGCATCGCTCGGCCATACAGGTGAGTTTTGCGCTGATCTTTGCGCTACTGGGCCTGCTGGTGCTCAGCATCGGCATGCTGACGGGGCTGGTTCTGGCCAAACAGATCACCCAGCCACTCGGGCTCCTGATCCTTGCAGCGCGACGGGTGAGCGAGGGCGATCTGAGCGTGCGTGTGCCCGAAGCACGGGCCCGCGACGCCCGGCGTGATGATGAGGTTGGCACCCTGTCGCGTGCCTTCAACCGCATGACCGATCAGCTTTCTACCCAGCGTACCGAGTTGATGGAAGCCTATGAGCAAATTGATGAGCGGCGTCGCTTCACCGAAACGGTGCTTTCGGGTGTGTCGGCCGGCGTGATTGGTCTCGATGCGCATCAGGTGATCGAATTACCCAATCGCGCCGCCTCCAGACTGCTCCAGCGTGACCTGGACAGTGGCAAGGGACAGGCCCTGCGCGATGTTGTGCCGGAATTCGGCACCATGCTCGATCAGGCGCGAGCAGAGCCCGGACAGGCGCATACCGCGGAAATCCAGATCGATGTCGCTGAGAGAGGGACTGTGCTTGGTGATGGCCCCAGTGTGGGTACATCCGGCCGCACGCTTCTGGTGCGCGTGGTGGGTGAGCAAGGAAGCGATGACTCGACAGGCTATGTTGTCACGTTCGATGATATCACGGCGCTTCTCGCGGCCCAGCGCAAGGCAGCCTGGGCCGACGTGGCCCGACGCATCGCTCATGAAATCAAGAATCCGCTGACGCCCATCCAGCTCTCGGCAGAGCGGCTGAAGCGTCGCTTCCTGCGCGAGATCAGTTCCGATCCGGAAACATTTGGTCAGTGCGTGGATACGATCGTGCGTCATGTTGGCGATATCGGGCGTATGGTGGATGAATTCTCGTCTTTTGCCCGCATGCCGCAACCCGTTCTCAAGGACGAGGATCTGTCGCGTCTGGTGCGAGAAGCTCTGGTCCTCCAGCGCAATGCTCATCCCGAGATCATCTATGACACGACCGATATGCCGGCTCGTGGTCCTCTCGTGCATTGCGACAGACGTCTGATTGGCCAGGCCCTGACCAATTTGCTGCAGAATGCCGCCGATGCCGTGGCCATGGCGGCGAAGGAACGTGAAGAGCAGGGCGACACCAGTCAGATGGACCGACAGGGCGAAGCGGGGAATGAAAGGCGGGCGACCCAGGGAAGTATACGCGTGGCTCTGGGGGTTGCGGGGGGAGAAGCCATGGTGCAGGTCATTGACGACGGCATCGGTTTGCCTTCTGTTGACCGCCACCGCTTGACGGAACCGTATATCACGCACAAACCGAAAGGGACGGGGCTGGGGCTCGCCATCGTCAAGAAGATCATGGAGGATCACACAGGTGGGATCAGGCTGGAGGACCGACCGGACGGACGTGGAACCGTCTCGACGCTCACCCTGCCTGTGCGCGAGGTGTCCGATGCACAGCCCGACCTTATGGTCCAGACGAGCAGGGAGCAGTGAACTTCTGATGAGGAATGCGCATGGAGCATGAAATCCTGATCGTCGATGACGAGCCGGATATCCGGCTTCTCATCGAGGGGCTCCTTCGTGATGAGGGATATGAAACGCGCGTTGCCGCCAATTCGGATCAGGCGCTGGCGGCGTTCCGGGCGCGTCGTCCGTCGCTGGTCATCCTCGACATATGGCTGCAGGGATCGCGCCTTGATGGCATCGATCTGCTCAAGACGATCAAGGCGGAGGAGCCGGGTCTGCCGGTCGTCATGATTTCCGGCCACGGCACCATCGAGACTGCCGTTTCGAGCCTTCAGCACGGGGCCTATGATTTCATTGAGAAGCCGTTTCAGGCTGATCGTCTGATTGTTGTTGTCCAGCGTGCGCTGGAAGCCGCGCGCCTTGAACGCGAGAATGCCGAGCTGCGTCTGCGCTCGGGAAACGAGACGCTGCTTTTCGGTGACGGCCCCGGCATCAGCGCCGTGCGGGGGCAGATCGAGCGTGTGGCGCCCACAAATTCACGCGTGCTGATTACCGGCCCTGCGGGGTCGGGCAAGGAAATTGCGGCGCGTATGGTCCATGCCCGCTCGCGCCGGGGCACGGGGCCGTTTATCGCCCTGAACTGTGCAACGCTTGCGCCAAACCGTTTCGAGGAAGAGCTTTTTGGCATCGAGGGGCAATCCGATGGTGTGATGCGCCGCACCGGCGTGCTGGAGCGTGCCCATAAGGGAACGCTGCTGCTCGACGAAGTGGCGGACATGCCGCTGGAGACCCAGGGCAA
The sequence above is drawn from the Asaia bogorensis NBRC 16594 genome and encodes:
- a CDS encoding helix-turn-helix domain-containing protein → MPHDRASPGMLSENAEPDFRGAASVAPHALKHPAPASLGFDGQSEAVRQLRDRLDACPPSLDALMLCGEAGSGRTRAARYLWVQSARPGRFVPVIDRLSFEEALADQAGCLFIGEIGLVEPGLQASLLLLLCNKPANERPVVICTSTWAPARLVQDRRMDEALATLLSRHCVTVPAMRERHDDIGALCAVWAEQNGGEAVFHPDCAAWLAQQDWPGNFRQIRQLLSHAAQSRAGGVVTAARLAALHRVDTTADAASFQGLLARYLPSMLDLESDVQGSLHARVLAEVERPLFRLVLRATEGNQIRAAALLGINRNTLRKRLQLLGIETGRTRS
- a CDS encoding sensor histidine kinase NtrY-like — its product is MPGSGSQIEHDSAILRVIRRVSRLKTAMVLACAALVLLITTFVVLARGLSFAYRPQIESVVFLLDFVVLLLLGAAVIMRVGRMLAERRTGLAGARLHVRLITLFGVVAVAPTVVIGGLAALFFHFGIQIWFSNRVNTALTEARDVAAGYLQEHNDNIRTEAFALANIIITANNDEMYRHGVDLMRDPGQLGMMLDVEATERGLNEAVVFDSYTNKVVASGGLAALQGKQLALPPKDATTLARTNDVAILDSPDERTVRAVVSLGPSSGLMLVITRPVDAKILEHMRHTDAVVSEYQRLDAHRSAIQVSFALIFALLGLLVLSIGMLTGLVLAKQITQPLGLLILAARRVSEGDLSVRVPEARARDARRDDEVGTLSRAFNRMTDQLSTQRTELMEAYEQIDERRRFTETVLSGVSAGVIGLDAHQVIELPNRAASRLLQRDLDSGKGQALRDVVPEFGTMLDQARAEPGQAHTAEIQIDVAERGTVLGDGPSVGTSGRTLLVRVVGEQGSDDSTGYVVTFDDITALLAAQRKAAWADVARRIAHEIKNPLTPIQLSAERLKRRFLREISSDPETFGQCVDTIVRHVGDIGRMVDEFSSFARMPQPVLKDEDLSRLVREALVLQRNAHPEIIYDTTDMPARGPLVHCDRRLIGQALTNLLQNAADAVAMAAKEREEQGDTSQMDRQGEAGNERRATQGSIRVALGVAGGEAMVQVIDDGIGLPSVDRHRLTEPYITHKPKGTGLGLAIVKKIMEDHTGGIRLEDRPDGRGTVSTLTLPVREVSDAQPDLMVQTSREQ
- the ntrX gene encoding nitrogen assimilation response regulator NtrX, yielding MEHEILIVDDEPDIRLLIEGLLRDEGYETRVAANSDQALAAFRARRPSLVILDIWLQGSRLDGIDLLKTIKAEEPGLPVVMISGHGTIETAVSSLQHGAYDFIEKPFQADRLIVVVQRALEAARLERENAELRLRSGNETLLFGDGPGISAVRGQIERVAPTNSRVLITGPAGSGKEIAARMVHARSRRGTGPFIALNCATLAPNRFEEELFGIEGQSDGVMRRTGVLERAHKGTLLLDEVADMPLETQGKIVRALQDQTFERLGGSTRVKVDVRVIATTNRDLQGEIALGRFREDLYYRLAVVPLRLPSLRERREDIPSLAQHFLRRYAENAGLAPRELSVDALAALQSYEWPGNIRELRNLMERLLIMMPNGQDLIRADMLPSTVSQGAPSMTRLDAGADVMALPLREARDLFETQYLQVQLLRFGGNISRTANFVGMERSALHRKLKQLGVTPEDRTL